The Octadecabacter arcticus 238 genome contains a region encoding:
- a CDS encoding O-acetylhomoserine aminocarboxypropyltransferase/cysteine synthase family protein has protein sequence MTNTSSYGFDTLQIHAGARPDPATGARNTPIYQTTAYVFRDADHAAALFNLQEVGYIYSRLTNPTVAVLQERIATLEGGAGAVCCSSGHAAQLMALFPIMSPGKNVVVSTRLYGGSVTQFSQTIKRFGWEAKFVDIDDADAIKAAIDDNTRAIFGEAIANPGGHIMDVRAVADLADAAGIPLIIDNTTATPYLCRPIEHGATLVVHSTTKYLTGNGTVTGGCVVDSGKFDWTASDKFPSLSQPEPAYHGLKFAETFGPLAYTFHGIAIGLRDLGMTMNPQAAHYTLMGVETLSLRMDRHVENATKLANWLEADDRVDYVTYAGLESSPYFHRIKDVCPRGASALFTFAVKGGYDACIKLVDALEIFSHVANLGDTRSLIIHPASTTHRQLSEDQQKAAGSGPGVVRVSIGLEDATDLIADLNQALAKATA, from the coding sequence ATGACCAACACCTCATCTTACGGTTTTGACACTTTGCAAATCCACGCAGGTGCGCGCCCCGACCCCGCCACAGGCGCGCGCAACACGCCAATTTATCAAACAACGGCATATGTCTTTCGCGACGCGGATCACGCCGCCGCGTTGTTCAACCTGCAAGAGGTCGGATACATCTATTCCCGCCTGACCAACCCCACCGTCGCCGTGCTGCAAGAACGCATCGCCACACTTGAGGGCGGCGCGGGTGCTGTCTGTTGCTCGTCTGGTCACGCCGCGCAGTTGATGGCGCTGTTCCCGATCATGTCGCCGGGCAAGAACGTCGTCGTGTCCACGCGCCTTTATGGTGGGTCCGTGACGCAGTTCAGCCAAACGATCAAGCGGTTCGGCTGGGAAGCCAAATTCGTCGACATTGATGATGCCGACGCAATCAAAGCCGCAATCGACGACAACACCCGCGCGATTTTCGGTGAGGCAATTGCCAATCCGGGCGGCCACATCATGGACGTGCGTGCGGTTGCCGATCTCGCTGACGCCGCTGGCATCCCGCTGATCATCGACAACACCACGGCCACGCCGTACCTGTGCCGCCCGATCGAACATGGCGCGACGCTGGTGGTTCATTCCACCACCAAATACCTCACTGGCAACGGCACTGTGACGGGCGGTTGTGTGGTGGACAGCGGCAAGTTTGACTGGACCGCGTCGGACAAATTTCCGAGCCTGTCCCAGCCCGAACCCGCGTATCACGGCCTCAAGTTCGCGGAAACGTTTGGTCCCCTCGCCTATACGTTCCATGGCATCGCCATCGGCCTGCGCGACCTTGGCATGACGATGAACCCGCAAGCGGCGCATTACACCTTGATGGGTGTTGAAACCCTGTCACTGCGCATGGATCGCCATGTCGAAAACGCAACCAAGCTCGCCAACTGGTTGGAGGCGGACGACCGCGTCGACTACGTGACCTACGCAGGCCTCGAATCATCCCCGTATTTTCACCGCATTAAAGACGTCTGTCCGCGCGGCGCTTCAGCGCTGTTCACCTTCGCCGTGAAGGGCGGTTATGACGCCTGCATCAAACTGGTCGATGCGCTGGAAATCTTCAGCCACGTGGCCAACCTTGGCGACACCCGCAGCCTGATCATTCACCCCGCCTCAACGACCCACCGCCAACTGTCGGAGGACCAACAAAAGGCCGCAGGGTCCGGTCCCGGTGTCGTGCGTGTGTCCATCGGGCTCGAGGACGCGACGGACTTGATCGCAGATCTAAATCAGGCGCTTGCGAAAGCGACCGCCTGA